The DNA segment GGATCTTGCCAAGAAGCAAGCTCGCTTTGTCGGATGTCCTGACACCACTCCCAAGGAAATTATCGACTGCTTGAAGACCGTGCCGGCAGAAACACTAGGAAATACTTTGTTCCAGTTTAGGGTAAgtatatttctttattttgtgACAGAGTGTATTGGAAGTGTTGGCAGGAATTCGCTTCCAATCCTGTACTGATATGGTCACCAGTTGTCGAAAGGGATTATGGACAAGATCCATTTCTTGATCAATCCCCAGTCAGGTTGTTTAGAGAtgggaattttcaaaagattCCAGTCATGGCGGGAATAACCAAAGATGAGTTTGTCAGTTTAGCTGTTGGTAAGTTTGTACGACTAGATTTAGACAAACCTATCTTGTAACAttctgaacaaaaaaaaagttcttgGAACTGTTAGTTGTTTGCTTGATGTCAAAAAGAAGTGAAGATGATTCTTTACACAAAACTATTTCATGCAATTTTAGTAGAACTTCCAATATTATATTTATTCGGTTCCAGAACTGATACAAAACAAAACTCTACTAAAACAATTCAacgatgattttgaaaaatacgcTCCGATCAACTTCTTCTACGAAAGAGGAACAGAAAGATCAAAAGAAATTAGCAGATGCTTACGTGAGTTCTATCTGGGTGAAGAACCTTTAAGCAACGCTTCTTTCAGTGGATTATCTAAGGTACAATTTTGCATAatacgaaaaaaaataaatttcagaaATCATTCTAGGTCTATAAAGATATAGTGGGATTCCAATCAGACAGAGCCGTGGAGctaatttctaaaaaatgttcCAAACCAGTTTACTACTACGAAATCACTTATCAGGGCCGATATAGTACTTACTATCGTCCTGGAACCAACGACACAGTTCCTTACGGTACTaccaaacattatttttgattttggttCATGTTGAAGAAATTATGTTGTAGGAGTGGCTCACAATGACGAATTGCTCTACTTATTTGACATCCCTGTAGGTTTTCCGTTTTTCGGTCCAAATTTCCCGGAGAGGAAAATGGTAGAGAAGATGACTTCGATGTGGGCGCAGTTTGCCAAAACGGGGTAAGGCGTCTAATgtgttttgaatttgtgaTTGATCAATTTGAAATTAGAAATCCTACGACTGCTGGTGACGTTCACTGGGAACCATACAATATTCACACCAAGAAATACATGGATATCGGCGAGAAATTAgtgttaaaaaacaatttgtcCGAAGAGAGATATGCTCTTTGGCGAAAACTTTTTCCAGTTTCTGGATATTAGAAGCTTTCTCTTGAATAACcaataaaattgatttaaaaaatgcaaaacaatttttaactgtATGTATCTAAGTTTATACGTCTTTAACATCTTCATTTCTTGTCGAAAATACAAACACCTAATTACCTACTTATTATATCGTATCACGGTTATCAGGGTGAAATTTCTCTTCATTTTTGCTTAAAAGTCTGATAAGTTTGCTCCATTCTTCGAGTAATATTTACAAAAGGAATCAGTAGATAATATAAATAGAATTCTTCACAtagaatttcgaatttaaaTTGTACCTGTCATTTGATCGGGAGGATCCTGAGGATCTAGTTCGGCCTTCAAAGAGACGACTATTgcagattttatttcatttcacaTAGAAGACATAGTGACAAAGACGTTGTGATGGTTTCGACTTCTTCTATTAATTGTCTTAAAGTGTGTCTCAAATCAACAAAGCATTCAAGTTACCACACCTTTGGATAAGATTGAAGGTTTAACTTTAAGCTCACGATTGGGCAAGCCCATCTACTCATTTAGAAGAATTCACTatgcgaatttaaaaattatattaaatgtCCAAAGAGGAATAGAAGGATGTTCAAGTAATTATTATGTCAAACAATATTTTGTTACTTCAGGCCTCTCTCCCAATGGTAAAATGGAGTGGTACCTACAACGCCACCACCGGTGGCCCTCTTTGTCCATAACCGGCAACCAAACTAGTTTCAGAAGATTGCCTATTCTTAAATGTCTACACCAACAAAGTAAATGTTTCATTGCTTCAATTTGTccaatcaaaaaattaatctctAGCTTCCTCATGGTACCAACAATTCTAAACATCCGGTAATGATTCATTTACATGCAGAAGGATTTTACGCCTCCACAGAGTGAAGCAACGTATGGATGCTTTGAGGTTACTAGATCTAGGCAAAGAGTCTTCTGGTAACTATGAAATGTTGAAGCATTTCGTAAAAATTATCAGAATTCACAAGAATGGTTGCTGTGTTGGCACACTCCAGTAGGAGACAAAACTGAGTCTGAAGAAAAATCTGCTCGTTCACGCCTAGGCTATTTAATCTGCTCTACCATAGGAGTTCTATCTTATTTTGTAACTTTTGCCTTCTCTATCATCTTCTATAAGACTTTTAAACGAAAGCAAGACGTAACTTTGTTTTACTCTAATCCTGCTCAGGAGtgagtaattttgtttttctaattttgacatataaagtgacacttttcaaaattaattgacgtttgtaaacgtcacacttttcaTAACTGGTTACGAACTGACACTGtcatgttttttgtttttaagcaaaataaccgtgcctacttacctacttgatattttaacacaataataatttattattaatgaaattcattacttcgtttaacgtttgaagaaacttttttttgtcaaaattagaaaaaatcttgtatgtaacacgttaggaaatgcaattttgtgtaactcgtgtgattttgcgggatctcgctgcgctcgtcccgcaaatattccactcgttacacaaaataacgcatttcctaactgcttacataaatagctattgtcttttctgtttttaaagtttcaaaatttaagataattgggaaaaaattttcaacttCCTGATGTTAAAAGCTCTTATCACatataaacaattatttatattaaaaaaccttGAAAGTTGTGTTTTACTTGATTTATCAAaactgataaataaataattgtttatttaaataaattaattaagtgtGTTATCAGTTGTTTATTttctgtgtttaatgtttttttgcaaAGCCGAGACGCTAGTAAATACATTGATGACAGCACAGGTAGTCTAGGACCTAAACTGGACACTTGTGGCATGCCAGATATCTCTCCTTTCCTTGCACACTGTTCAACTAGCTAAAGAAAAAAGGAGTTGGTCCCAAAACACTTATAAATCTGCTACTTCATTAATTGTTTATCAATTAGATTTACCAATTTGCAAATCattcttaattattttttaaaccaattCTGACATAACTTTGATAAGCGTGTCAACAACGATTCAATgcatgtttagaaaaaaaaaatcaaaacggAATATGGAATACTCTTTATCACAGTGCAATGTTTTGGATAATGTATTCTTGGTGTCATTGATGAAAAACCCGCACAATAACAAATTCTCGAAACGTGTAAATAATTCATGTGACGATCGTTCTTTTAAATccaatttatgtattaatgCTATTCAAACCTTAACAAATGCAATATGACATTCCAAGATATATCAATACCACACATAATAACAAccaatacgagtatgtattaaaacaagtaCTGTTTATAATGTGTAACATTTAGACAATGCGGTCTTCACAACCActtattttgctttttataaaacatatcCAAGGCACCACAGCTTTGGGAAAAATTGTGGATACTACCTTGACCATTAGGTTTTCCAAAGATGTTTGATTAAAGACAATTCAACCATTTTCTACTACAGTAGTACCTTGTAGTACCTTGATCATGTGGAAAAAGAACTAACGTCTATTATAACACCACCATCGACCCATCGACGCCTCTGCTGTCAACAGTTCGGCAGATATCTTCTCCGAGGATTATCTCTTTCTAAACGTCTACACCACCAAAGTTACCATTTCTGATTTGGTATAATTCTCAAACTAAAATTTCCATTAGTAGCTTCCTCGAGGCAAACCTAACAATGCAAAACGTCGTGTCCTCGAGTCTTCATTTCTTTACACACAGGACGTTTTTACAGTGGTACTAGCCGAAGCAAATAGGAAAAACCTCGGTACTTCTTGGACCAAAAAATCGTCTTGGTCACTCTGAATTATCGTTTAGTTTGTTCCATAGGCTTTATAAGCGTGCAAAGAAGATCCTGATAAAAATGGTTTCAGAGACCAAATTGTCACAATGAAGTAGGTGAAGATACAGTGTAGGCTGCAGTGAGTTGTGAAGAATCAATTTCAGCACTCCTACTTCTGCCTCTGATAGAGTAGAATAGAAGGCATGCAATAGTAAGAtaataaaggctacacacctttaaatttaagtgataatataatttcagacatt comes from the Tenebrio molitor chromosome 9, icTenMoli1.1, whole genome shotgun sequence genome and includes:
- the LOC138138334 gene encoding juvenile hormone esterase-like translates to MWWFQLLLLIVLKCVSNAQVTTPSGKIEGSTLTSRLGKTIYSFRGIRYAKAPISELRFKPPVPVENWSGTYNATADGPLCPQPAVNPVSEDCLFLNVYTTKLPDGTNNPKRPVIVHIHAGGFYAFGGRSDWVGPRYLMDQEIVLVTINYRLGALGFLSLGKESPGNYGLKDQVVALRWIKKNIEAFGGDPGSVTLYGYSAGAWSISLHMVANMSRGLFHKAILGGGSALGQWRLPYTQLDLAKKQARFVGCPDTTPKEIIDCLKTVPAETLGNTLFQFREFASNPVLIWSPVVERDYGQDPFLDQSPVRLFRDGNFQKIPVMAGITKDEFVSLAVELIQNKTLLKQFNDDFEKYAPINFFYERGTERSKEISRCLREFYLGEEPLSNASFSGLSKVYKDIVGFQSDRAVELISKKCSKPVYYYEITYQGRYSTYYRPGTNDTVPYGVAHNDELLYLFDIPVGFPFFGPNFPERKMVEKMTSMWAQFAKTGNPTTAGDVHWEPYNIHTKKYMDIGEKLVLKNNLSEERYALWRKLFPVSGY